GGAAGTGAGGGTGGAGGCGTCCCCGGGGAAGCTGTCAGCGGCCACGTGCTCGGCGACGAGGTCGATCAGCTCGGGGAGCATGCCCGCCATCGCCTTCGCGTACCCGGTGACCTCGGCCGGGCTGATGTTCTCCGCGGCGGCCAGCCGGAAGGCGTGCACGACCCCGAACATCGACGTCCAGAACAGGTCCAGCAGCGACATGTTGAAGCCGGCGGAGCGCCCGGGGTCCTCGCCGACGTAGGTCCCGTTCTCGCCGAGAGCGGCCAGGGTGGGCTGGTGGGCTCGGTAGACCTCGCTGGGCCCGCTGTAGAGCAGTGCCGCGTCGGGCCCGCCGACGACGCCGTTCAGGATCACGCCGTCGAGGTAGTCGATGCCGTGTTCCGCCGCCCACTCGGCCATCTCGCGGGCCTGCTGGGGCGAACCGCCGGTGAGGTTGAGCAGGGTGCGGCCCTTGAGCGCGTCGGCGTCGAGGACCGCTCGCACGGCCTCGTAGTTCATCACGCACACCACGACGAGCGGACTGGCGGAGATCGCCTCGGCGGCGCTGCCCGCGATCGTGGCGTCGAGGTCGTTTCCCTTGCCGGGCGTGCGGTTCCACACGGTGGTGGGGTGGTCCGCGGCGGCGAGGGCGGTCGCGATCGCGCGGCCCATCGGGCCCAGTCCGAGGACGGTCACGGGTGTCATGGCGGCTACGCTAAACCTTCACGTCGACGTGAGAGTCACGCCTGAAGAGAGCGTGGAGCCGGGGATGAGGATCGGGGAGCTGGCGCGGCGCACGGGCATCACCGAGCGCGCGTTGCGCTACTACGAGGAACAGGGTCTGCTGCGCCCTGAACGGCGGCCGAGCGGTTACCGCGTGTACGGCGACGCCGACGTCGCGGCGGTGCGGCGCATCCGCATCCTGCTCGCCGCCGGGCTGAGCACCGCTCAGATCACGCAGGTGCTTCCGTGCATGCTCGACGATGACGGCCGGCTGGCGCCGCTGTGCCCGGAGCTGGTCGACGCGCTGGTGGAGCACCGGGAGAAGATCGGCGAGGCCATCGGGGAACTGGAGGCCACCCGCGCCAACCTCGACAGGATCATCTCCGCCGAAGCGCGAGCGGGCGGCGACCTTCGCGGATGAGGCGGTGTCCTTGCCGGTGAAACCCTGTGCCCACCGGAGGAGAACCGTGCGGCCCTGAGCCCTGCGGACCGCCACGGTGGTGTCGTGCGCCTTCTCGTTCTCGGTGGAGCTTCCTTGTCGCCCGAGGCCGATCCGGCGGCGCTCAGCGGTGGTGCGCGGCGGCGTGCCGCACCACCGGTTGGCGGTGGTGCGGCACGGTCTCGATCAGGCCAGGCGGTCGGCCGCGGTGATCCACAGCGGTCCGTCACCGCACCGCACGAGCCTGCCCACGCCCGCGGGCGGCTGGGTGAGGCTGGTGCGGCGGACCTTCCACCGCGCACCGTCGAGGATGACGACCGGTCCGGTGACGCGGGGGTTGTGGCCCATGATGTTCCACGCGCGCACCTGGTCGTGCACGGCACGCGCCGGACCGCTCAGGTCGATCTCGGCGTAGTCGGCGCCGAACAAGCCTGCCCACGGGGTGTCGTGGGCGTCCTGAGGCTGACCGGCGTCGCCCGCGGTGAGCTTGGCGAGCACTGAGGGCAGCAGTGGCACGGCCGCGCCGAGGACGCGAGTGTTGATGCCGCTGAAGGACCAGTCCTCGTCGCTGAGCGGAATCCTGGTCTGTTCCAGGATCGCGCCGGTGTCGAGTTCGGCGTCCATGCGGTGCCAGGTGACGCCGATGGACTTCTCGCCGTTGCGCACCGCCCACCCGACCGGGTTCGGTCCGCGGTAGTGCGGCAACGCCGACGGGTGGCAGTTGACCGTGCCGAGGCCGGGCACGGACACCGCCTCGCCAGGCAGCTTGCGCGGGTAGCCGTAGCTCACCGCGACGTCCGGAGCGTAGGCGGTGAGCAGCGTGGTGATCGCGGCCGGTCGGGACGGCACAGCGAGGTCGACACCGTCCGGCAGGTCGCGCTCGCTGAGCAGGTGCCCCGGCCAGTCCGCCGGGCGGCGGGCGCTCACCACGACGGGCACCTCGTGACCCAGTTCCCGCACGGCGTCCACCAGCGGCGGCGCGGTCTGCGGGAGTGCGGCTATGACGGCTACGCGCATCACGCCCGCCTCAGCGACATCGGTCGCAGATCGGTCCAGTTCCTCTCGACGTAGGACGTGCACTCGTCACGACCGTCCGGGCCGTGCACCCTCGTCCAGCCCGACGGGGTGGCGATGTGCGCCGGCCACAGGCTGTGCTGCGCCTCGGCGTTGGTCAGCACCAGGTACGGCGTCTCGGTGTTCTCGAACGGGTTTCTCACGTGGAGTCCTTTCAGGACAGTTCAGCGGCCAGCGCGGCAGGGGTGGGGCGAGCCATGACCTGGGCGAGTTCGACCGGGCGCCCGAGCTCCTCGCGCAGGCGCTGCAACAACCGGGCGGCCAGCAGCGAGTGCCCGCCGAGGTGGAAGAAGTCGTCCTCGACCCCGACGACCTCGGCGCCGAGCACCTCGGCGAACGCCTTGGTGATCACGGTCTCCTCGTAGGTGCGCGGTTCGCGCGAGGTCGTCCCGACCGGGGCCGGGGGCGCGGGCAGCGCCCTGCGGTCGACCTTCCCGTTGGTGGTCAACGGCAAGCGGTCGAGGAAGACGACGGCGGACGGCAGCATGAAGTCCGGCAGCGTGGTGCTCAGCCGCTCGCGCACGCTCGCGGTGTCGCCGGGCTCGGAGGAGACCACGTACGCGGTGAGCCGCTTCCCGCCGGTGCCGTCGGGATGGGCGACGACGGCGGCCTGCACGACACCGGGCAGCGCGGACAGCGCCGCCTGGACCTCGCCCGGCTCGATGCGGTGGCCACGGATCTTCACCTGGTCGTCGTTGCGGCCGATGAACTCGATCGCCCCGTCAGGACCGCGTCGGCCGAGGTCGCCGGTGCGGTACATCCGCGATCCCGGCGGCCCGTAGGGGTCGGCGACGAACCGAGCGGCGGTCAGGCCGGGCTGTCCCAGATAGCCGCGTGCGAGCTGCGGGCCACCGAGGTAGATCTCGCCGACCACGCCGTCCGGAACGGGCAGCAGTCCCGTGTCGAGCAGGTGCACCCGCGTGTCGGGAACCGCGGTTCCGATGGACGGCCGCTGCGGCCAGTCCGCCGCATCGCCGCCCACGTGAGCTGCGGTGACGACGTGCGTCTCCGCGGGACCGTAGTGGTTGTGCAGCGCCTTGTCCGCGCACAGCGCCCGCATCTGCTCGGTGAGCACGAGCGCTTCGCCCGCCTGCACGACGTGACGCAGCTTCGGCAGCGATTCCCGTTCGCCATCGGCGAACTCACACAGCGCGGCGAGGACCGGGTTCGGCGCGAACAGCTCTGCGACCTCGTTGTCGCGCAACCACTTCGTCCACGCGGCGGCGTCCGCGCGGGTGTCGGCGTCCGGTACGGCAAGGGTTTTGCCCCCGGCCAGCGCGGTGAACACCTCCTGCGTGGCCACGTCGAAGGCCATCGAGGTGAACTGCGCGGTGACCGTGCCCGGCTCGGTGGGGAACCGCTGTTCGTGCCAGTCGACGAGCTTGTTCAACGCGCCGAGCGTGAACACGACGGCCTTCGGCACCCCCTGGGTCCCGGAGGTGTGGACGACGTAGGCCGGGTTCGCGTCGTCGACCACGACCTCGGGCCTGGTCGCGTCGGCGCCTGCGAGCACGTCGGGGCCGTCCAGGTGCAGCGACGGAACTGATGTGTCCACTTCGGACAGTGCAGGTGCGAATTCCCGGTGCGAGAGCAGCAACGCGGGGCGAGCGTCCGCGACGAGGCGGGCGAGCCGGTCCGCCGGGTGCCTCGGGTCGAGGTGGAGGTAGGCGCCGCCCGCCTTGAGCACGCCGAGCATCGCGGTGATCGCGTCGCGGCCCCGGCGCAAGCACAGCGCCACGACGGACTCCGGGCCGATGCCGCGCTCGGCCAGCACGTGCGCGATCCGGTCGGACGCCTCGTCCACCTCGCCGTAGGTCACCGGACCGTCGGTGTCGCGAATGGCGACGGCGGCGGAGTCCTGCGCGCGAATCCGGTCGAGCACCGAGGGCGCGGCGACTGCCTCTGCCGGGTTCGGGCTCGGCACGGCGGTGAGGGCGGGTGCCGCGCACAGGCGGCCCAGTCCCTCCGCCATGACGGACAACACGTCCACCAGCCGCTGTCCGATCGCACGGGCTGCCTCCGGGCTGAGCCAGCCGGGCTGGTACTGGGTGCGAACGGTGATCTGCCTGCCGGGACTGACAAGCAGGCACAGCGGGTAGTGCGTGCCGTTGTTCACCTGGGTTGCGGTGACCGCGACTTCGGGACCGAGTTCGGAGATGAACGCGTCGGTGTAGGTCTCCAGGACGACGACGGAGTCGAACAGCTCCCGCAACCCGGTCAGCTGGGTGATCTCCGCGAGCCCGAGGTGCTGGTGCGCCATCAGCTCGGTCCGCTGCTCTTGCAGCGCGGTGAGCAGGTCAGCCCAGTCCTTCTGCGCTCGGGTGTCGATGCGCACGGGGACCGCGTTGTTCATCAGGCTGACCATGTGCTCGACGCCGTCGAGGTGCGGCGGCCGGTCGGCGACCACGGTGCCGAACACGACGTCCGTGCGGCCGGTCAGCTGCGCCAGCGTGAGCCCCCACGCGCCCAGCACCAAGGTGTTCAGCGACAAGGCGTCGCGCTGCGCCCGCGATCGCAGCTTCGCGGTCAGCTCTTCCGACAGCGCGACGACCTCGGTCGCGGGCAGCTCGGCCAAGGGGCCGTTGCGGACCGGAGCGAGCAGCGTCGGTTCGTCCACTCCGGACAGCAGGCCCCGCCAGGCCGCGAGCGCGTTCGTGGCGTCGCGGCCGAGCAGATCCTCCAGGTAGGCGCGCCCGGACGGCCGCTTCGGGACTGCGGCTCCGCGGTAGAGCGCGGCGAGGTCGGCGAGCATGACCTGCATCGACCACCCGTCCATCAGAACGTGGTGGTAGCTCAGGACGAGCCGCCACGACTCGACGTCGGTGCGGACCAGAACAGCGCGCAGCAGCGGTGGTTCGGCGAGATCGAACTGGAGCGCGCGGTCCTCCGCGACCACACCCTCCGCCGCCGTCGCACGAACGGCAGCCGGGAGGTGCGTCAGGTCGACCACGTGCAGCGGGAATTCCGCGGTGGGCGGGACGGTCTGCACCGCGCGGCCGTCGGCGTCGTGGTGGAAGCCCGCGCGCAACGCGGGGTGCAGCTCCAGCAGCTCGTTGAACGCGGCACGGAGGGCATCGACGTCGACGGGGCCACTCAGGTCGAGCAACGTCTGCACCGCGTACGGATCCGGCGCTCCGGCCGCGTGCGCGGCGTGGAACAGCAGGCCCTCCTGGAGCGGCGAGACCGGCCACGACTCACCTGCGCGGGGCGGCTGGACACCGGCGAGCCGTTCGAGCGACCGCGTCCAGTGATCGACCAGCTCCTGAACCGCGGCACGGTCGATCAGGCGTGATGCCCACCGCCAGGTCGCGGTGAACGTCGGCTCGCCGCCGCGGTCGTCGACCGCGGAGTTCACTTCGAGCAGGTGCGACAACGGCATGTCGTCGGCGCGGTGGATCCCCAGCAGCGGTGCCTCGGCCGCGAGCGGCCAGCACTCCGCCGGCATGCTGAAGCGACCGAGGTAGTTGAACAGCAGCGGGCGCTGTGGGAAGAACGCCAGGGCCTGGGCGGTCTGCGGGTTGAGGTGCCGCAGCAGCCCGTAGCCGGAGGTGTCCTCGGGCAGCGAACGCCATTCGCGGCGAACGACCTCGAACATGCGTGCGGGGTCGGTGTCGCGGCTGGTCAGCTTGGCCGGGAACATGCTGGTGAACCAGCCGACGGTGCCGGAGACCTCCAAGGCCGACGAACCGCGGCCGTGGCTCTCGGTGTCGAACAGCAGCGTGCCGTCGCCGCGCCATGCGGCGACCGCGACCGACAGCGCGGTGAGCAGGACCTCCTCCGTCGTGCCGCCGAGGCGTGCCGGTGCCTCGGTGAGCAGCGCCCGGGTGAGGTCGTTCGGAAGCGTGACTGTCAGGGTTTCCGACGTGCCGATGGTGTCGCGTGCCGGGTCCAACGGCTGGGACCACGGCCGTACAGGCGAGTCCAGCAGCGCGCACCAGTCGGTGAGCTTGTCGAGCATCGCGGGGTCGTTCGCCCGCTCGATGAGTTCCTCCACCCACTGCCGGTACGGCGCTGACCCGCCCCACGGCAGGGACTTCCCGGTGTACGCGCGCACGAAGTCGGGCAACATGATCCGCCACGACACACCGTCGACGACGATGTGGTGGACCACCAGCAACAGCCGGCCGGGCGCGTCCCCGGCGTCGAACCAGACCGCGCGGACCATCGCGCCGGTCTGCGGGGCCAGCTCGCGTTGCACGCGGACGCGCTCCGCGTCGACGACGGCGGCGAGGTCGCAGGCACCGCGAATGTCCACAACGGACAGGCAGTCGGCGGCGTCGGTCTCACCGGGTGCGTCGATGTGCGGCGTCCACACGGCGCCGCCGGCGAGCCGGGGGACTCGCATGCGCAGCGCGTTGTGGTGGTCCAGCAGGGTTTGCAGAGCTGCGACGAGCTTGTCGCGGGTGGCGTCCGCAGGGGTTTCCAGTAGTACGGCGTGGTTGAACTCGTCGACACCGTGGCGCTGCTCGCGCAGCCAGTGCATGATCGGCGCCATGCCGACCGGGCCGGTGGCGTTCTGGTGCAGCAGGTCCGCCTGCGGGGCGACGGCCTTGGCCGCCGTCGCGGCGAGTGCGGCGGCCGTGCGGTGCCGGAACACGTCCTGAGAGGTGAGGGCGACGTCCTCCCGGCGTGCCCTGCTGACGACGTGCATCGCGGTGATGCTGTCGCCGCCGAGGTGGAAGAAGTCGTCGTCGACCCCGACCGCGGCCAGGCCGAGCACCTCGGCGACGATCGAGGTGATCACCCGTTCCTCGCGGGTGCTCGGCGCCCGTCCGGTCGTGCTGGTGTGCCGGGCGGGTTCGGGGAGGGCGTCGCGGTCGAGTTTTCCGTTGGCCGTCATGGGCAACCGGTCCAGCACGATGATCGTGGAGGGGACCATGTACTCCGGGAGCGCCCTGCTCAGGTCCTGGCGCACGCCGGTGTCGTCGCGGTCGCCGACGACGTAGGCGATGAGCCGCTTGTCGCGCACGAGCACCGCGGCCTGGGTGACGCCGGGCAGCGCGGCGACGACCGCTTCGACCTCACCCGGCTCGATGCGGTGGCCTCGGATCTTGACCTGGTCGTCGTTGCGACCGGCGAACTCCAGAACACCGTCGGCTCGCCTGCGAGCCAGGTCGCCGGTGCGGTACATCCGCGAGCCGGGTGGCCCGTGCGGGTCGGCGACGAAGCGCGTGGCGGTCAGGCCGGGCTGTCCGAGATAGCCGCGTGCGACCTGCGGACCGCTGATGTAGATCTCGCCGATCTCGTCGTCAGCGGTCTCGGCCAGGTCGTCGTCCAGCACGCGCACCGCGACACCGGGCAGCCCGGTTCCGATCGGGACGCTGCCTTCCGGGGCGCGGTCCAGGTCGTACGCGGTGGTGAAGGTGGTGCACTCGGTGGGTCCGTAGACGTTGGAGACGGTCAGCCCCGGACAGGCCCGCATCACCGCGGCCATGGCCTGGGGTGAGACGACGTCGCCGCCGACCATGACGGTGCGGACCCCGTGGAAGCAGTCGGGTTGGTCGGCCGCGATCTGGGCGAACCAGACCGAGGTGAGGAACATGTCGGTGACGCCGTGCCGGGCGATCAGCTCGGCCAGCACGTGGGTGTCGAGTCGGTCGCCGGAGGGGATCACGACAGTGCCGCCGCGCGCCAGCGTCGGCCAGAGGTCGTAGGTGACGGCGTCGAAGCCGAGCGCGGACACCAGCGCGGTGACGCGGTGCCCGGTCTCGTCCCAGCGCGGGGTGCGGACGAACTCGGCGAGGTTGCCGTGGGTCACCACAACGCCCTTGGGGCGCCCGGTGGAACCGGAGGTGTAGAAGACGCAGGCCGCCTGCTCGGGGTCGGTCTCCGCGAAGGGCTCGCCGGCGTCGTGACGGGGCAGGGCGTCGATCGGGACCTCGGCGCAGCCGCTGAGGCGACCGGACGTCCGCGGGATGACGATCCCGACCGGGCAACCGGCGTCGGCGATCATCGCGGCGGAGCGGTCGGCAGGCGCTTCGGGGTCGAGCGCGAGGTAGGCGCCGCCCGCCTTGAGCACGGCCAGCAGTGCGACGACGAACTCGGCGGAGCGCGGTACGCACACCGCGACCCGGGTTTCCCTTGTGACACCGCGTTCGCGCAGGTGCGCGGCCAGCCGGCTCGACCACGCGTCGAGCTCGCCGAACGATAACCCGCCGCCTTCGCCCACCACCGCGACGGCGTCGGGGCGGTCCACTGCCCGCGCGGCGACCAGTGCCTGCACGTGCGCCTCGGCACTGCCGGGCGGGTGTCCTGACTTGATCATGGGGGAAGTCATACGTGCCGAACGGATCGCGATGAAAACTCGTCCACCCAGCACCTGCTTGAGGCGAAGATCACTAACGCTTCCCTTCGGCAGGCTGACCACGGCCGAGTGCGCCACCACCCACCGTTGTGCCGGGCGGGGCGGAAGCGGGCCCGCGTCACCTGCTCATGTCCGCGCGTGCTCACCCGCGCCGAAGGTGATGATCACCTTCAGTCACGACCGACTGTCCTCATCGGACTGTCTACTGTGATCAGAATCTCGGCCGGGCGCCGCTCCGGGGGCTCCGCGACGGCCAAAGCGCTTGACGCATCAACGAATGCGGCTCTCGTGGAACGCCAGGACACCACGCCGTTCCGATCGCTCGCACTCGATCATCCGGCCGGGGTGATCCGGATCCCGGCGGAAGCAGGCCCCCGCAGGGTGTTCGTGGCGAGGTCGCCGACCACGTCGGCGACCTCGCCACGCCGGGCGAAGGCCTGGCGTTGCCGCAGCGCGCCGTTCCCCTGAGACAGCACGATGTTCGCCAACGCCGTGACCTCGTTGAGATCGCCCAGCTCCTCGAGCGCATCCGCTGCGTGGCGGATGAGCTCGGCGAGACGCTCGGTGAACGGGGTGCGGCGCAGCCCGACCGGGTCGAGCGCTTGGCCGCGGATGCCGTCGTGCGCGCTCCGCCAGTACGCCGCACGCAACACCTCGGCGGAGACCGGGGCGGGCTCACGGGTGTCCAGCTCGCGCACCGCGGTCGCGACCAGACCACGTACCAGGGCGGCGAGCAGCACCGTCTCGTCCACTGTGGACGGGACGTCGCTGACCCGGACCTCGATGGTCGGATGGTGCACGGACGGCCTGATGTCCCAGTAGATCGACCGGTCGTCCAGCAGCACGCCGGAGTCGAGCATCGTCGTCACGACGGAGTCGAAGTGGTCGGCGGAGGTGAAGTAGGGCGGGGGGCCGGCGCACGGCCACCGCGACCAGATCACGGTCCGCCAGCTCGCGTAGCCGGTGTCGCGGCCGCGGTAGATCGCGGAGTTCGCGGTCAGCGCGAGCAACGTGGGCAGCCACGGCCGCAGGTGGTTGCCGACCAGGATCGCGGTCTCCCGATCGGCCAGCCCGACGTGCACGTGGCAGCCGCACACCCCGTGGTCGGTGGCGAGCATCCCGAACTCACGGCCCATTCGCTGGTAGCGAGACGAGTCGACGAGCGGCGCGGGGGGTTCGTCGTGAACCGGTGCCCCGGCGGCGAGCAGCCGCGCCCCGGCGTGCCGCGCCGCGGCCGAGGCCGCCGAGCGCAGCCCGATGAGGTCCTCACGCAGCTCGCCGGTGCTCCAGCACACCGACGTGTTGGTCTCGACCTGGACGGTGGTCAGCTCCTTGAACAGCGGGACGCCCATCCGCCGGCCGGCCTCGATCACGGCACCGCTGACCGGCGTGAGGTGCGCCGTCGACGGATGTGCGAGAAAGAACTCTTCCTCCACACCGACGGAGAAGGCATCTGTCACGGTCCCGATCGTCATCGCGGCGCGGCCGGACCGGCTCACCCGCAGCAGGTGAGATCCGGCTCGCGCCCGAGGTGCGACCCAGCGAGGCAACTCACCCGGTGCGGGCGATGCCCGGGCGGACCAGGTGCCGAAACGTGGAAGTGGTGACTGGAGGTCGATATGTGTCGTTGGCTCGCGTACTCAGGCTCACCGGTGTCCCTGAACGACCTGCTCTACAAGCCGGAGAACTCGCTGGTCGTGCAAGGCAAGCACGCCCAGCTCGGCGCCGAGACCACGAACGGCGACGGGTTCGGCATCGGGTGGTACGGGAGCCTGCCGATCCCCGGGATGTACCACAGCATCCAGCCGGTCTGGCACGACCGCAACCTGCACGAGCTGTCCGTCCAGGCCAAGGCGGGCCTGGTCTTCGCCCACATCCGTGCCGCCATCGGCTCCCCGGTGCAGGAGACGAACTGCCACCCGTTCCGCCACGGCCGGTGGCTGTGGATGCACAACGGTTACCTCGGCGACTTCCTCCGGGTGAAGCGCTCGCTCGTCCTCGCGGTCGATCCCAGCCTCTACCCCGAGATCGAAGGGTCAACGGACTCCGAGATCTTCTTCTACCTCGCCCTCACGTTCGGCCTCGAGGAGGACCCGCCCTCGGCGGTGGCCCGCGCGGTCGGGTTCATCGAGCACATCGGCCGCCAGCACGACGTCGAGCAGCCGGTCCAGATGACGGTCGCGACCACGGACGGCTCCACTACCTGGGCGTTCCGGTACTCCAGCGACCAGCGGTCGCGGTCGTTGTTCCGCAGCACGGACATCTCGACACTGCGTCACCAGTACCCGGACAACCCGGTGCTGCACGAGCTGTGCGACGACGCCCGGCTCGTGGTGTCCGAGCCGCTCGGCAGTCTGCGCGGCGCGTGGCACGAAGTGCCGGAGTCGACGTGCGTCGTGATCCACCAGGGCAGCGCGCAGCTGTGCCCGTTCTCGCCGACGGCGCCGCAGGTACTCGTCGGCTGAGGCGACTGCCCACTGGTCGGAAGTGCTCGCGCTACTCAGGTGCTGCTTTGAG
The window above is part of the Allokutzneria albata genome. Proteins encoded here:
- a CDS encoding NAD(P)-dependent oxidoreductase, which gives rise to MTPVTVLGLGPMGRAIATALAAADHPTTVWNRTPGKGNDLDATIAGSAAEAISASPLVVVCVMNYEAVRAVLDADALKGRTLLNLTGGSPQQAREMAEWAAEHGIDYLDGVILNGVVGGPDAALLYSGPSEVYRAHQPTLAALGENGTYVGEDPGRSAGFNMSLLDLFWTSMFGVVHAFRLAAAENISPAEVTGYAKAMAGMLPELIDLVAEHVAADSFPGDASTLTSAAAILDDLLDTVRADNLDDGVLSAGRATVQRAIEAGYGQEGFSRLAVLWA
- a CDS encoding MerR family transcriptional regulator; this translates as MRIGELARRTGITERALRYYEEQGLLRPERRPSGYRVYGDADVAAVRRIRILLAAGLSTAQITQVLPCMLDDDGRLAPLCPELVDALVEHREKIGEAIGELEATRANLDRIISAEARAGGDLRG
- a CDS encoding class II glutamine amidotransferase, which gives rise to MSLNDLLYKPENSLVVQGKHAQLGAETTNGDGFGIGWYGSLPIPGMYHSIQPVWHDRNLHELSVQAKAGLVFAHIRAAIGSPVQETNCHPFRHGRWLWMHNGYLGDFLRVKRSLVLAVDPSLYPEIEGSTDSEIFFYLALTFGLEEDPPSAVARAVGFIEHIGRQHDVEQPVQMTVATTDGSTTWAFRYSSDQRSRSLFRSTDISTLRHQYPDNPVLHELCDDARLVVSEPLGSLRGAWHEVPESTCVVIHQGSAQLCPFSPTAPQVLVG
- a CDS encoding carboxylate-amine ligase yields the protein MTDAFSVGVEEEFFLAHPSTAHLTPVSGAVIEAGRRMGVPLFKELTTVQVETNTSVCWSTGELREDLIGLRSAASAAARHAGARLLAAGAPVHDEPPAPLVDSSRYQRMGREFGMLATDHGVCGCHVHVGLADRETAILVGNHLRPWLPTLLALTANSAIYRGRDTGYASWRTVIWSRWPCAGPPPYFTSADHFDSVVTTMLDSGVLLDDRSIYWDIRPSVHHPTIEVRVSDVPSTVDETVLLAALVRGLVATAVRELDTREPAPVSAEVLRAAYWRSAHDGIRGQALDPVGLRRTPFTERLAELIRHAADALEELGDLNEVTALANIVLSQGNGALRQRQAFARRGEVADVVGDLATNTLRGPASAGIRITPAG
- a CDS encoding methionyl-tRNA formyltransferase, with product MRVAVIAALPQTAPPLVDAVRELGHEVPVVVSARRPADWPGHLLSERDLPDGVDLAVPSRPAAITTLLTAYAPDVAVSYGYPRKLPGEAVSVPGLGTVNCHPSALPHYRGPNPVGWAVRNGEKSIGVTWHRMDAELDTGAILEQTRIPLSDEDWSFSGINTRVLGAAVPLLPSVLAKLTAGDAGQPQDAHDTPWAGLFGADYAEIDLSGPARAVHDQVRAWNIMGHNPRVTGPVVILDGARWKVRRTSLTQPPAGVGRLVRCGDGPLWITAADRLA
- a CDS encoding MbtH family protein, encoding MRNPFENTETPYLVLTNAEAQHSLWPAHIATPSGWTRVHGPDGRDECTSYVERNWTDLRPMSLRRA
- a CDS encoding non-ribosomal peptide synthetase gives rise to the protein MIKSGHPPGSAEAHVQALVAARAVDRPDAVAVVGEGGGLSFGELDAWSSRLAAHLRERGVTRETRVAVCVPRSAEFVVALLAVLKAGGAYLALDPEAPADRSAAMIADAGCPVGIVIPRTSGRLSGCAEVPIDALPRHDAGEPFAETDPEQAACVFYTSGSTGRPKGVVVTHGNLAEFVRTPRWDETGHRVTALVSALGFDAVTYDLWPTLARGGTVVIPSGDRLDTHVLAELIARHGVTDMFLTSVWFAQIAADQPDCFHGVRTVMVGGDVVSPQAMAAVMRACPGLTVSNVYGPTECTTFTTAYDLDRAPEGSVPIGTGLPGVAVRVLDDDLAETADDEIGEIYISGPQVARGYLGQPGLTATRFVADPHGPPGSRMYRTGDLARRRADGVLEFAGRNDDQVKIRGHRIEPGEVEAVVAALPGVTQAAVLVRDKRLIAYVVGDRDDTGVRQDLSRALPEYMVPSTIIVLDRLPMTANGKLDRDALPEPARHTSTTGRAPSTREERVITSIVAEVLGLAAVGVDDDFFHLGGDSITAMHVVSRARREDVALTSQDVFRHRTAAALAATAAKAVAPQADLLHQNATGPVGMAPIMHWLREQRHGVDEFNHAVLLETPADATRDKLVAALQTLLDHHNALRMRVPRLAGGAVWTPHIDAPGETDAADCLSVVDIRGACDLAAVVDAERVRVQRELAPQTGAMVRAVWFDAGDAPGRLLLVVHHIVVDGVSWRIMLPDFVRAYTGKSLPWGGSAPYRQWVEELIERANDPAMLDKLTDWCALLDSPVRPWSQPLDPARDTIGTSETLTVTLPNDLTRALLTEAPARLGGTTEEVLLTALSVAVAAWRGDGTLLFDTESHGRGSSALEVSGTVGWFTSMFPAKLTSRDTDPARMFEVVRREWRSLPEDTSGYGLLRHLNPQTAQALAFFPQRPLLFNYLGRFSMPAECWPLAAEAPLLGIHRADDMPLSHLLEVNSAVDDRGGEPTFTATWRWASRLIDRAAVQELVDHWTRSLERLAGVQPPRAGESWPVSPLQEGLLFHAAHAAGAPDPYAVQTLLDLSGPVDVDALRAAFNELLELHPALRAGFHHDADGRAVQTVPPTAEFPLHVVDLTHLPAAVRATAAEGVVAEDRALQFDLAEPPLLRAVLVRTDVESWRLVLSYHHVLMDGWSMQVMLADLAALYRGAAVPKRPSGRAYLEDLLGRDATNALAAWRGLLSGVDEPTLLAPVRNGPLAELPATEVVALSEELTAKLRSRAQRDALSLNTLVLGAWGLTLAQLTGRTDVVFGTVVADRPPHLDGVEHMVSLMNNAVPVRIDTRAQKDWADLLTALQEQRTELMAHQHLGLAEITQLTGLRELFDSVVVLETYTDAFISELGPEVAVTATQVNNGTHYPLCLLVSPGRQITVRTQYQPGWLSPEAARAIGQRLVDVLSVMAEGLGRLCAAPALTAVPSPNPAEAVAAPSVLDRIRAQDSAAVAIRDTDGPVTYGEVDEASDRIAHVLAERGIGPESVVALCLRRGRDAITAMLGVLKAGGAYLHLDPRHPADRLARLVADARPALLLSHREFAPALSEVDTSVPSLHLDGPDVLAGADATRPEVVVDDANPAYVVHTSGTQGVPKAVVFTLGALNKLVDWHEQRFPTEPGTVTAQFTSMAFDVATQEVFTALAGGKTLAVPDADTRADAAAWTKWLRDNEVAELFAPNPVLAALCEFADGERESLPKLRHVVQAGEALVLTEQMRALCADKALHNHYGPAETHVVTAAHVGGDAADWPQRPSIGTAVPDTRVHLLDTGLLPVPDGVVGEIYLGGPQLARGYLGQPGLTAARFVADPYGPPGSRMYRTGDLGRRGPDGAIEFIGRNDDQVKIRGHRIEPGEVQAALSALPGVVQAAVVAHPDGTGGKRLTAYVVSSEPGDTASVRERLSTTLPDFMLPSAVVFLDRLPLTTNGKVDRRALPAPPAPVGTTSREPRTYEETVITKAFAEVLGAEVVGVEDDFFHLGGHSLLAARLLQRLREELGRPVELAQVMARPTPAALAAELS